The Lycium ferocissimum isolate CSIRO_LF1 chromosome 1, AGI_CSIRO_Lferr_CH_V1, whole genome shotgun sequence genome includes a region encoding these proteins:
- the LOC132064672 gene encoding uncharacterized protein LOC132064672, translated as MANEAARLALEQAERDRARDGDEQGERAAARAQEQRILLSSYARPSLATIAKAIVRPDITGNFELKEGTVRLVQHTCQYMGKSSEDPHKHLMQFVELSENFQYRDVPDDYVKLSLFSFSLIGEAREWLTNLPAGSITSWEILSNKFIDRFFSPKKTKELRGRIANFTQRDSESLPHAWERYKGYLRDCPHHMQPKEIIGNYFVEGLNHESRALLNASAQGQILNKTYEEMEDLLEMMSEGHHEYHETSRGLPQKAAGVLKVDDVAAIRADIGTLTNVMLRVFPQAQQIQPVQHIQQAACVSCGEPHDYNNCPLNPESVYFVGQQNRGIGNRGNYYGNNYNTPFGKQDFHKPNNYQQPQAQPASNLEEMMKQLIAQNQVTQQQNQKIQSEMQKSIHELERQMGQMALMQNVRPPGALPSDTEKNPKECKAVTLRNGRELEEVPSKKKIIAEAELIPAKRAEPKQTVAEQHVEEVVHINIPLVELLQEVPKYAKYIKDVVANKRRWTEFETVALTEECSSRVRSKIPPKLKDPGSFTISITIGNIEVGLALCDLGASINLMPTSVGPFILPVDFVILDYEADKSVPLIMGRGFLATVDVVIRVKDGKMSMTVNGQEATFDVFKATKLPAPIMRS; from the exons ATGGCTAACGAAGCAGCAAGACTTGCTCTTGAACAGGCAGAAAGGGATAGAGCCAGAGACGGCGATGAACAGGGTGAAAGAGCAGCTGCAAGGGCACAAGAACAACGGATTCTTTTATCCAGTTATGCTAGGCCTAGTCTGGCAACTATTGCTAAGGCTATTGTTAGGCCTGACATTACTGGAAATTTTGAGCTAAAAGAAGGAACAGTGCGGCTGGTGCAACATACGTGCCAGTATATGGGTAAGTCTAGTGAAGACCCGCATAAGCACTTGATGCAGTTCGTGGAGTTGAGCGAGAATTTCCAATATAGAGATGTTCCCGATGATTATGTGAAGCTGTCCTTATTTTCGTTCTCACTGATTGGCGAAGCGAGGGAATGGTTGACGAATCTACCTGCAGGTTCTATCACTTCTTGGGAGATATTATCAAATAAGTTTATCGACAGGTTCTTCTCacccaagaaaacaaaggagctGCGAGGAAGAATTGCTAACTTCACTCAGAGAGATTCCGAATCTCTACCACACGCTTGGGAGAGGTATAAGGGCTATCTGCGAGATTGCCCCCATCACATGCAGCCAAAGGAGATCATTGGCAACTATTTCGTAGAAGGTCTTAACCATGAATCAAGGGCCCTGTTGAATGCTTCAGCTCAAGGGCAGATCttaaacaaaacatatgaagagatgGAAGATCTCCTTGAGATGATGTCTGAGGGTCATCATGAATATCACGAGACTAGCCGGGGGTTACCACAAAAAGCTGCTGGGGTTCTTAAAGTTGATGATGTTGCAGCTATTCGGGCTGATATAGGTACTCTTACTAACGTGATGTTGAGGGTGTTTCCTCAAGCTCAGCAGATTCAACCAGTTCAACATATTCAGCAGGCAGCATGTGTAAGTTGCGGTGAGCCTCATGATTATAACAATTGTCCATTGAATCCAGAGTCCGTCTATTTTGTGGGACAGCAGAATCGTGGTATTGGAAATCGGGGAAACTATTATGGAAATAATTACAACACTCCATTTGGGAAGCAGGATTTCCACAAGCCGAACAATTATCAGCAACCTCAAGCTCAGCCAGCTAGCAATTTAGAGGAGATGATGAAGCAGCTCATTGCTCAAAATCAAGTGACGCAGCAGCAAAATCAGAAAATTCAGAGTGAGATGCAGAAATCTATTCACGAGCTTGAGCGTCAGATGGGGCAGATGGCTCTTATGCAGAATGTCAGACCTCCGGGTGCTCTTCCTAGTGATACTGAAAAGAATCCAAAAGAATGCAAGGCAGTCACCTTGAGGAATGGTAGAGAGCTAGAAGAAGTGCCATCGAAAAAGAAGATTATAGCAGAGGCAGAACTTATCCCTGCTAAGCGAGCTGAACCAAAGCAAACAGTCGCAGAGCAACATGTAGAGGAAGTG GTACACATCAACATACCTTTGGTGGAGCTTTTGCAAGAAGTCCCAAAATATGCTAAATATATTAAAGATGTGGTTGCGAACAAACGGCGTTGGACAGAGTTTGAGACTGTTGCACTTACTGAGGAGTGCAGTTCTAGAGTGAGGAGTAAAATTCCTCCAAAGTTGAAAGATCCGGGCAGCTTCACAATTTCGATTACGATTGGCAACATTGAAGTTGGGCTAGCATTGTGTGATTTAGGTGCTAGTATTAATCTGATGCCCACCTCT GTAGGCCCATTTATTCTGCCGGTTGATTTTGTGATACTTGATTATGAGGCAGATAAGAGTGTTCCTCTCATCATGGGGAGAGGATTCTTGGCTACTGTTGATGTTGTGATCCGAGTGAAAGATGGGAAGATGTCCATGACAGTTAATGGACAAGAGGCGACTTTTGATGTGTTTAAAGCTACCAAGCTTCCGGCCCCCATTATGAGGAGTTGA